A genome region from Drosophila simulans strain w501 chromosome 2R, Prin_Dsim_3.1, whole genome shotgun sequence includes the following:
- the LOC6735756 gene encoding filamin-A isoform X2 produces the protein MDVKDIKGAKVTHAGLLKHNSDGTTETQKITHAGLVARSPEGTAAKGMNIRGNEDLWVEIQANTFRNWVNEHLRETGMQVHDWATDFCDGTCLCALVENLQTRPLKPSWNRRPANQHHYLENATTALKSIEADHIKLVNIGNVDIVNGNIKLILGLIWSLIVRYQIGRSKFPPRKLMLAWLQAALPDCRITNLTTDWNSGVNLAALLDYCQPGLFPHWRSLDPSQSVRNCTQAMDLAQREFGVPKVLEPEYLASPWLDELSGMTYLSYFMKPGGPGYNATMRWVNTQVKDPVKNFTTDWNDGRVMCEIIKGLGGSAPAPEKLSTDPFHYENNIRKAVDAGARLGVQPILTAKDMANPEVEHLGIMAYAAHLQWVPPRPPLSDLVSVYLESTSGRVGEPTHFRIDVMSRDISLSSVRCHVVPPSGQPGQPVRLNAHGEGVFVPERYGMHEIVVEIGEDSLGGHFFRALPRLLQVAPPGMAPCALGSLVEVLVNATGAPKTEDILVTAVSPTGISHNCPLKKIDEGHSAIFKPDEAGIWEIAITYQGRHIQGGPFTCAVFDASGVSVHGLDGAMPLRAHTFEVDARGVGVSGELHVDIVHDKHSLVCSVEKIVENKYRVTFMPRQNGKYRVYIYFNGYDVKGSPFIMRVGTKGRSGKTRSSPLHDSKHRSESPSMHFVSTTNTRHNDYRNSSLSRHNTAERTNSYSPQYSPKLDTTDYHSSSSRYYKRESETRSSEVHTHSPLTIKTSNQYESSTRNITSSPRHASVSPVQRYSPNSAYITTATHRMGSPLTSPVSKNGYESSRTVEKSSTYKSTSNYVTDSNIRASPSLYGTAERLRRTGSPEPRIDHSSNVRVSSMKPASARRDSWDVINKTKHMLSHNSLESLANMTEKQLNTELQYNRPDLDHETHRNTQYNKFALHKQQQQQSDYRRDSPDDAERYKPSAITVKSHSNNTYTDKSGGYTKTVKESSEHVVTESNGHGPSPGYGYSSLSRFRPIDGNATGARAIRVQDIPNGSIGRPVEFEIDGSRAGSGNLEILVNGGRVTSSVRSLGGQRFIASFTPHEHGTHTVQITFNGETVPGSPWHAEIMSSPGLTALGESTRLVPANTPAVFEILPPPGQSLSKGECVATVLTPSKSKLNARVTHEAANGAARIEFVPTEVGTHVIDASINGTKIAGGPLIAKVYDSSLIQVTEVNGGVVGQPCQFRVDASAAGEGQLEISINEGEVPNHVQVVGGGRCLVSFTPEQAKSHLIDIKFNGETVRGCPFVCAVADTSRVLLNLSNLELIPVNRPSSFHITVSGGGAAELAVSVRGPQGELPVRVTGDIHAGFTAEFTPTTVGGHSINVEYNGFAVQGTPFLAKSYDASKVVVGSVSRGTMGRPVQFTVDAGDAGEGNLEITISAKGQNIPTQVHPQGSARFSVSFVPTESCEHTINVSFNKMPVPGCPITVSISGGVAGPQVSLGGPGPVHQTNSFVINHNGGRLEDIEVNVEGPAGQSVPAQVHQSADGVFKAEFVPRVVGEHRVNVTVNGLPTAGSPYAAKVYDVSAIKVKNVSSGTVGKAVTFLVETSQAGPGNLEVTVNGGRVPTSAQAQGQHTYAISFTPREAESHTVELRFNSQDVPGSPFTCRVAAAARIQSPETMDKVSVGRLFEFVVESDTKPTVEVLGPARRSVPVKIDALGTSTLGYNVKFEPMEVGDHSVEVRLPGGGHVEGSPFLLKAYSAEKVIVTDIRAGVVNKSVSFGINASQAGAGNLEIIVAVNGKNVPNFVQSEGNARFKVNFKPTEAATHSLSVRFNGHPVPGSPFSCHIAAAAASPSMGLPRAMAMGECLKQAAVKMDNTFELEGFEGVEPQIFVTSPAGDNEHCQLSQHDGGSYSASFRPTTVGRHLISVTANDQHINGSPFSCNVFDVSRVSISGLEQQYGPANLGVPVTFSVDAAGAGEGTLELVVSTDSSTVKAEVVACARGLYDVTFVPQSTEPHYVNITFNEVAVDGSPFRVDIQQHTQHIQIGSLAAIDFPSDDQIVEIFSPDQKSVPYSINRQTAEFRTHMTGNYTLRFIDRETRQHIGSRTLCVFDPTLVKITEVSEAFCHRPASIGVSLNEAGQGDLSALVRCGATEVPHTIRGPSKTGVYEIVYQPTRVAPHKISILFNEVPISLKPLEINVLPASAGKEISVSGLGLYQSRVGKTTSFAIDTVKRPAREFDVVVSGPGGQALPVRCYQTKNGHLQAEFTINKPGQCVIEVLHQSKPLPGSPFTCESFDSSKVSTQGVTKEPLALHSPNSFTVRTDNAGTAELEAFAISPSNQSIPVLISEQSDGVYNVEFVPSQPGNYKLTLMYGGETIPSSPLTFTASSSGVRNDARAAGHGLEVCHRNKEASFVVYCPIAPNVQIERLDEYGERIEPKIKALGNNEWRISYTILSVGKYEIRASCPNRGSLPGSPWHISCVESNKVTPVGGWGTLVDHDGRLILPARIIFDVENAGPGKLVCSIDGIEIPVDKLVDGKMCLNITGENLAAGEHDLDLTWSGLTITQCPRSAFVTGQQAADKVQLMGRGLAAAQAGEAAHFTIDASNAPAGRPEVILTSQDNTSLPVSLAQPRPSENIWLASYTPLKSTTGTLNLSVKWNGRLVKGCPLTVAVGSSMDASKVIVSGEGLRHGIVGKDIKSWIDTRRAGPGELTAHCAGVRKVAYCELYDHGDATFTLNIKPQESGRHILTIKYGGQNVPGSPFALKVAGAPDASKVRVYGPGIEHGVLATFQSRFICDTRGAGAGQLTVRVRGPKGAFRVEMQRESQKDRTILCKYDPTEPGDYRVEVKWAGEFVPGSPFPVMIFDTEEELRRYLQGI, from the exons GTTCATGACTGGGCCACCGATTTCTGCGATGGCACATGTCTGTGCGCCCTTGTGGAGAACCTGCAGACGCGTCCACTGAAACCCTCGTGGAATCGCCGACCCGCCAACCAGCATCATTATTTGGAGAACGCCACCACTGCGCTGAAGTCCATCGAGGCGGACCACATCAAGCTGGTGAACATCGGCAACGTGGACATCGTGAATGGGAACATAAAGCTGATCCTGGGACTGATCTGGTCCCTCATCGTGCGCTACCAGATCGGAAGGAGCAAGTTCCCGCCGCGCAAACTGATGCTGGCCTGGCTGCAGGCCGCTCTGCCGGACTGCAGGATCACCAATCTGACCACCGATTGGAATAGTGGCGTCAATCTGGCGGCGCTCCTGGACTACTGCCAGCCGGGCTTGTTCCCGCACTGGCGGAGTCTCGATCCCAGCCAGAGTGTGCGCAACTGCACCCAGGCCATGGACTTGGCCCAGCGCGAGTTTGGAGTGCCCAAGGTTCTGGAGCCGGAGTACCTGGCCTCACCCTGGTTGGATGAGCTGTCCGGCATGACGTACCTCTCGTACTTCATGAAGCCCGGTGGTCCTGGTTACAATGCCACCATGCGATGGGTGAATACGCAGGTCAAGGACCCTGTGAAGAACTTTACG ACCGACTGGAACGATGGACGCGTTATGTGCGAAATTATTAAGGGACTGGGTGGCTCGGCGCCCGCTCCGGAAAAGCTCAGCACCGATCCCTTCCACTACGAGAACAACATTCGGAAGGCGGTGGACGCGGGCGCCCGGCTGGGCGTGCAGCCCATCCTGACGGCCAAGGACATGGCCAACCCGGAAGTGGAGCACCTGGGCATCATGGCCTACGCGGCCCACCTGCAGTGGGTGCCGCCGAGGCCTCCGCTGTCCGACCTGGTCAGCGTCTACCTGGAGAGCACATCCGGTCGGGTGGGCGAACCG ACCCACTTCCGCATCGACGTAATGTCCCGGGACATAAGCCTCAGCTCAGTACGCTGCCACGTGGTTCCTCCGTCCGGACAACCGGGACAGCCCGTGCGGCTCAATGCCCACGGCGAAGGAGTCTTTGTGCCGGAGCGCTATGGGATGCACGAGATTGTGGTGGAGATCGGCGAGGACAGCCTGGGCGGACACTTCTTCCGAGCCCTGCCGCGTTTGCTGCAGGTGGCTCCGCCGGGAATGGCGCCCTGTGCCTTGGGCAGTCTCGTCGAGGTGCTGGTCAATGCCACCGGTGCGCCCAAGACGGAGGACATCCTGGTCACGGCGGTATCGCCCACGGGCATCTCGCACAACTGCCCGCTGAAGAAGATCGACGAGGGACACAGTGCCATATTCAAGCCGGACGAGGCAGGTATCTGGGAGATAGCCATCACCTACCAGGGTCGCCACATCCAAGGAGGACCCTTCACCTGTGCCGTGTTTGATGCATCCGGAGTCTCGGTCCATGGTTTGGATGGAGCCATGCCGCTGAGGGCACACACCTTCGAAGTGGATGCACGTGGAGTGGGTGTTTCGGGCGAGTTGCACGTGGACATTGTCCACGACAAGCATTCGCTGGTCTGCTCGGTGGAGAAGATCGTGGAGAACAAGTACAGGGTGACTTTTATGCCCAGGCAGAATGGAAAGTACCGGGTGTACATCTACTTCAATGGCTACGATGTCAAAGGTTCGCCTTTCAT CATGCGTGTGGGCACCAAGGGAAGATCTGGCAAAACGCGCAGCAGTCCGCTGCACGACAGCAAGCACCGCTCGGAGAGTCCCTCGATGCACTTCGTCTCCACCACGAACACGCGGCACAATGATTACCGGAACTCCTCGCTTTCGAGGCACAACACGGCCGAGAGGACCAACAGCTACTCGCCCCAGTACTCGCCCAAGTTGGACACCACTGACTACCACAGTTCGAGTTCCAGGTACTATAAGCGGGAGAGCGAG ACTCGATCAAGCGAAGTGCACACCCACAGTCCGTTGACCATCAAGACGTCCAATCAGTACGAGAGTTCCACGCGGAATATCACCAGCAGTCCGCGGCACGCCTCCGTTTCGCCCGTGCAACGTTATTCTCCCAATAGCGCCTATATCACCACGGCCACTCACCGCATGGGAAGTCCGTTGACCAGTCCCGTTAGTAAG AATGGTTACGAGTCGTCGCGTACCGTAGAAAAGTCATCGACCTACAAGTCCACCTCGAACTACGTCACCGATTCGAATATTCGTGCCAGTCCCTCGCTTTACGGAACTGCCGAGCGACTGCGTCGAACTGGATCCCCCGAGCCCCGCATCGACCACTCCTCCAATGTGAGGGTGTCCTCGATGAAGCCGGCTTCCGCCAGGCGGGACAGCTGGGACGTCATCAACAAGACGAAGCACATGCTCTCGCACAATTCGCTCGAATCGCTGGCGAACATGACCGAGAAGCAGCTGAACACGGAACTGCAATACAACCGCCCGGATTTGGACCACGAGACGCACCGGAACACCCAGTACAACAAGTTCGCCCtgcacaagcagcagcagcagcagtcggaCTATCGTCGGGATTCCCCCGATGATGCAGAGCGCTACAA ACCCAGTGCCATTACAGTCAAGTCACATTCGAACAATACCTATACGGACAAGTCCGGTGGATATACGAAAACCGTTAAGGAATCCAGCGAGCATGTGGTTACCGAGAGCAATGGACATGGCCCCTCCCCGGGCTATGGATACAGCTCCCTCTCTAGATTTCGTCCCATAGACGGCAATGCAACTGGTGCCAGGGCCATTCGAGTGCAGGATATTCCGAATGGCTCTATTGGACGGCCCGTCGAGTTCGAGATCGATGGCTCGAGGGCGGGCTCCGGCAATCTGGAGATCCTGGTCAACGGCGGGCGTGTCACCTCCTCGGTGCGCTCGCTGGGAGGTCAGAGGTTCATAGCCAGCTTTACGCCCCACGAACATGGAACGCACACGGTGCAGATCACCTTCAATGGCGAAACAGTTCCAG GTTCACCGTGGCACGCTGAAATCATGTCCTCACCCGGCCTGACCGCTCTGGGCGAATCCACTCGCCTGGTACCCGCCAATACGCCGGCGGTTTTTGAGATACTGCCGCCTCCTGGACAAAGCCTGAGTAAGGGCGAGTGCGTGGCGACGGTTTTGACTCCTAGCAAGTCAAAGCTGAACGCCAGAGTCACCCACGAGGCGGCAAATGGTGCTGCTCGCATCGAGTTCGTGCCCACCGAGGTGGGCACCCACGTGATCGATGCGTCCATCAACGGCACGAAGATCGCTGGCGGCCCGCTGATCGCCAAGGTCTACGACTCCAGCCTGATCCAGGTGACGGAGGTGAATGGCGGCGTGGTCGGCCAGCCGTGCCAGTTCCGCGTGGATGCCAGCGCCGCCGGCGAGGGCCAGCTGGAGATATCCATCAACGAGGGCGAGGTGCCCAATCATGTCCAGGTGGTGGGCGGCGGTCGCTGCCTGGTCTCCTTCACGCCGGAGCAGGCCAAGTCGCATCTGATTGACATCAAATTTAACGGAGAAACGGTGCGCGGCTGTCCCTTTGTCTGCGCCGTGGCGGACACCTCGCGAGTGCTCCTGAATCTCTCCAACCTGGAGCTAATCCCAGTCAACCGGCCCTCCTCCTTTCACATCACCGTGAGCGGAGGTGGAGCTGCCGAGCTGGCTGTCAGCGTGCGCGGTCCCCAGGGCGAGTTACCTGTCCGGGTGACCGGAGATATCCACGCTGGCTTCACGGCCGAGTTCACGCCCACCACCGTTGGCGGGCACTCGATCAACGTGGAGTACAACGGATTCGCCGTGCAGGGAACCCCCTTCCTGGCGAAGTCATACGATGCCAGCAAGGTGGTGGTGGGCAGTGTCTCGCGGGGAACCATGGGACGCCCGGTGCAGTTCACAGTGGATGCGGGCGATGCCGGTGAGGGCAACCTGGAGATCACGATTTCGGCCAAGGGACAGAACATTCCCACGCAGGTGCATCCGCAAGGCAGTGCAAG ATTTTCGGTATCGTTTGTGCCCACGGAGTCGTGCGAGCACACGATCAACGTGTCATTCAACAAAATGCCCGTTCCCGGCTGTCCGATAACGGTCAGCATcagtgggggcgtggccgggccCCAGGTGTCCCTGGGTGGCCCAGGACCCGTGCACCAGACCAATTCTTTTGTAATCAATCACAATGGCGGCCGTTTGGAGGACATCGAGGTGAACGTGGAAG GACCTGCTGGCCAATCGGTTCCGGCGCAAGTGCATCAGTCCGCAGATGGCGTCTTCAAGGCGGAGTTCGTGCCCAGAGTCGTGGGTGAGCACCGGGTTAATGTCACGGTCAACGGATTACCCACCGCCGGAAGTCCATATGCAGCCAAG GTCTACGATGTCAGCGCCATCAAGGTGAAGAATGTGAGTAGTGGCACTGTGGGCAAGGCTGTCACATTCCTCGTGGAGACGTCCCAGGCTGGCCCCGGAAACCTAGAGGTGACCGTCAACGGAGGCAGGGTTCCAACTTCAGCCCAAGCCCAGGGTCAGCACACCTATGCCATCAGCTTCACTCCCCGCGAGGCTGAGAGTCACACGGTGGAGCTGCGCTTCAATAGCCAGGATGTTCCGGGATCCCCGTTCACTTGCCGTGTGGCTGCTGCCGCTCGTATCCAATCGCCGGAGACCATGGACAAGGTCAGCGTGGGACGACTGTTCGAGTTCGTGGTGGAGTCGGACACAAAGCCGACGGTTGAGGTACTCGGTCCTGCCAGGCGTAGTGTGCCCGTGAAGATCGACGCATTGGGTACCTCCACCCTGGGCTACAATGTCAAGTTTGAGCCCATGGAAGTAGGCGATCACTCGGTGGAGGTTCGTCTGCCCGGTGGTGGTCACGTGGAGGGCAGTCCGTTCCTACTGAAGGCCTACTCCGCCGAGAAGGTTATAGTCACCGATATCCGTGCTGGCGTGGTCAACAAGAGTGTGAGCTTCGGGATCAATGCCTCGCAGGCAGGAGCCGGCAACCTGGAGATAATTGTGGCCGTCAATGGCAAGAACGTGCCCAACTTTGTCCAATCGGAGGGCAATGCTCGGTTCAAGGTGAACTTCAAGCCCACGGAGGCGGCCACCCACTCGCTGTCGGTGCGATTCAATGGACATCCGGTGCCGGGCTCACCATTTAGCTGTCACATCGCCGCTGCCGCGGCTTCGCCCTCGATGGGATTGCCACGGGCCATGGCCATGGGAGAATGCCTGAAGCAAGCTGCCGTCAAGATGGACAACACCTTTGAGCTCGAAGGCTTTGAGGGCGTGGAGCCTCAGATCTTTGTGACCTCGCCAGCAGGGGACAATGAGCACTGCCAGTTGAGTCAGCACGACGGGGGTAGTTACTCCGCTTCGTTCCGCCCCACCACTGTGGGTCGCCACCTGATCAGTGTGACAGCCAACGATCAGCACATCAACGGATCACCCTTTAGTTGCAACGTGTTCGACGTCTCCAGGGTGAGCATTAGTGGACTGGAACAGCAGTATGGGCCAGCCAACCTGGGCGTTCCAGTTACCTTCAGCGTTGACGCCGCAGGAGCTGGTGAAGGAACCCTGGAGCTGGTGGTTTCCACGGACAGCAGCACCGTTAAGGCAGAGGTGGTGGCCTGTGCCCGCGGTCTGTACGATGTGACCTTCGTGCCCCAGAGCACCGAACCCCACTACGTGAACATCACTTTCAACGAGGTGGCCGTGGACGGAAGCCCCTTCCGCGTGGACATCCAGCAGCACACGCAGCATATTCAGATCGGTAGTTTGGCGGCCATTGATTTCCCATCGGACGATCAGATCGTTGAGATATTCTCGCCGGATCAGAAGTCTGTTCCGTATTCGATTAACCGGCAAACAGCCGAGTTCCGGACCCACATGACCGGGAACTACACTTTGCGATTCATTGATCGCGAGACCCGTCAGCACATTGGATCCCGCACGTTGTGCGTCTTTGATCCCACGCTGGTGAAGATCACTGAGGTGAGCGAGGCCTTCTGCCATCGTCCAGCCAGCATTGGCGTGTCCTTGAACGAAGCTGGGCAGGGAGACCTTTCGGCTTTGGTGCGTTGTGGCGCCACCGAAGTACCCCACACCATTCGCGGACCTAGCAAGACGGGAGTATATGAGATAGTTTACCAGCCCACGCGTGTTGCTCCTCACAAGATCAGCATTCTCTTCAACGAAGTGCCCATTTCCCTGAAACCCCTGGAGATCAATGTCCTGCCCGCCAGTGCTGGCAAAGAAATCAGTGTCAGTGGTCTGGGATTGTATCAATCGCGAGTGGGAAAGACCACTTCCTTTGCCATCGATACAGTCAAGAGGCCAGCTAGGGAGTTCGATGTGGTGGTCTCCGGACCAGGAGGACAAGCTCTTCCGGTCAGATGTTATCAGACAAAGAACGGACACCTGCAGGCGGAGTTCACCATCAACAAGCCGGGACAGTGTGTCATTG AGGTACTCCACCAATCGAAGCCTCTGCCCGGAAGCCCATTTACGTGTGAATCCTTTGACAGCAGCAAAGTCAGCACCCAAGGGGTCACTAAGGAACCACTGGCCCTTCACAGTCCAAACAGTTTCACAGTACGCACGGATAATGCCGGAACCGCCGAACTGGAGGCGTTCGCCATATCGCCAAGCAATCAGAGCATTCCCGTTCTAATTAGCGAGCAATCTGATGGAGTCTACAACGTGGAGTTTGTGCCCTCGCAGCCGGGCAACTACAAGCTGACCCTCATGTACGGAGGCGAGACGATTCCTAGTTCTCCACTGACCTTTACCGCCTCGTCCAGTGGCGTAAGGAATGATGCCCGTGCCGCCGGACACGGACTGGAGGTTTGCCACAGGAACAAGGAGGCATCCTTTGTTGTCTACTGCCCCATTGCCCCGAACGTCCAGATCGAACGATTGGATGAGTATGGCGAGCGGATAGAGCCGAAGATCAAGGCTCTGGGCAACAATGAGTGGCGCATCTCCTACACAATTCTGTCAGTGGGCAAATACGAGATCAGAGCTAGCTGTCCAAACAGGGGAAGCTTGCCGGGATCGCCGTGGCACATCAGTTGCGTGGAATCCAACAAGGTTACACCCGTAGGTGGCTGGGGTACTCTCGTAGATCACGACGGCCGTCTGATTCTGCCCGCGCGAATTATTTTCGACGTGGAAAATGCTGGACCGGGAAAACTGGTTTGCAGCATCGATGGCATCGAAATACCGGTGGACAAGTTGGTCGACGGCAAGATGTGCCTGAACATCACCGGCGAGAACCTGGCTGCCGGCGAGCATGACTTGGATTTGACTTGGAGCGGCTTAACCATCACCCAGTGCCCCAGGAGTGCCTTCGTCACAGGTCAACAGGCGGCGGATAAGGTTCAGCTCATGGGTCGGGGTCTGGCTGCAGCTCAAGCTGGGGAGGCAGCACACTTCACAATCGATGCCTCCAATGCGCCGGCTGGCAGACCGGAGGTGATCCTCACCAGCCAGGACAACACGTCGCTGCCAGTGAGCTTGGCGCAACCGAGGCCAAGCGAAAACATCTGGCTAGCCTCCTACACTCCACTGAAATCCACAACTGGCACTCTAAATCTCTCTGTAAAGTGGAACGGTCGTTTGGTCAAGGGATGTCCGCTAACGGTGGCAGTGGGCTCTTCAATGGATGCCTCAAAGGTCATAGTCTCCGGCGAGGGACTGCGTCACGGTATTGTGGGCAAGGATATTAAGTCTTGGATAGACACCAGGAGAGCAGGACCCGGCGAACTCACCGCCCATTGTGCTGGTGTACGGAAAGTTGCCTACTGCGAACTATACGATCATGGAGATGCAACTTTCACCCTGAACATCAAGCCCCAGGAATCAGGTCGCCATATCCTGACCATCAAGTACGGAGGACAAAATGTTCCCGGCTCGCCATTCGCACTGAAAGTGGCCGGTGCACCGGATGCTAGTAAG GTCCGCGTTTATGGACCTGGAATCGAGCATGGCGTGCTGGCCACCTTCCAGTCGCGCTTCATCTGCGACACTCGCGGAGCGGGAGCTGGTCAACTGACAGTTAGGGTCCGTGGACCCAAAGGAGCTTTCCGCGTGGAGATGCAGCGAGAGAGTCAGAAAGATCGCACCATACTGTGCAAG TACGATCCAACCGAACCGGGCGACTATCGAGTGGAGGTCAAATGGGCAGGCGAATTCGTGCCAGGATCGCCGTTCCCCGTCATGATCTTCGACACTGAGGAGGAGTTACGAAGGTACTTACAGGGCATATGA